Sequence from the Pedobacter sp. D749 genome:
TTTTTTGTTGTAAACGGCTACAGTTTCTATTCCACTGCAGGCGCCAAAACACTGGCCATTTTCGTGCGCATAACATTTTGTAGCTGTTTTTTGTAAATAACAGAGCTTTGCACAAAGCTGGTATTTATTAACCAGTTGATTTAAGAAATTATAACCTTCCAATAAACTGTTAAAACTTTGCAGGGCATTATTGTTCTTCTTATGTTTATCTATTGCTAAACGTAAATAACCGTTTTGATCTTCGAAAACATATAAATCATATTTATGCTCATAACGTTTCATTGCACGGTTATTTTCGGGCCATAAGCGCTTAATTTCATTGGCTTCTAAAATTAAAGCCATGAGTTCGGTGCCGCATGTTACATAGTCTACATGATGGATGGTGCGTAAAAAATCCTGGCGCTGGCGGTTGGGTGTATTACCGGTAAAATGACTGGTTACACGTTTCTTAAGGTCTTTAGCTTTTCCAACATAAATAATTTTGCCTTTGCTGTCCTTAAAATAATATACGCCAGGCTGGCTGGGCAACCTCAAAATAGAAGCTTTATCTAAGTGCGGCGGTAAAACCTGCTCTTTTGAAGTTTTCTTCAGCATTTCTGCTATAATGCCTTCCTGATCATACTCCAGTAATAAATTGAATAGGATACTGGTAGCGTCTGCATCTCCTGCTGCCCTGTGCCGGTTCTGAATCGGTATCTGCAAGGCGGTACAAAGTTTCCCTAAACTATAAGATGATTTACCAGGAATTAGTTTTCTGCTTAAGCGTACCGTACAAAGTTTTTTGCATTGTAAATCATATCCTGAGGCTGCCAGATGATGCTTCAAAAAGGAATAATCGAAGTTTACATTGTGTGCTACAAAAACCTTATCGCTTAAGAGTTCATAGATTTGTAAAGCAACGTCATCAAAAGCTGGTGCATCCATCAACATGCCATCATCAATACCGGTAAGTGCGGTAATGTAATCGGGTACAGGCTGTTTAGGATTAATGAGGGTAGTGTAAGATTCAACGATTTTGTTGCCATCATGAATGTTAATAGCAACCTCGGTAATGCCATTTGCTGAGGCATGACCACCAGTGGTTTCGATATCTACAACTGCGTATAACATTAAATTAATTTGAAATACAAATCTATGCTAAAATAATTAGTATAAAAATAATTTTGATTATTTCTTTAGCACAAAAAAAGCGGTTACATATTTAACGTAACCGCTCCCGTATTTTGTATGTAGCTGTTATTTAAGTTTATTGAGCAGTTTACTTAAATTAGGTTTAATGCCTACAGAGATTGGCACAGTATTAAAAGCCCTGTTCTGGATCTTACTAAAGCCATACATGTAACTGGCCTCTACAAACAAATTAGCGCCACCAATATTGTATTCAATTCCGCCACCACCTTCGGCAATGCCTAAACCATTTGATTTATTATCTTGCGTAACCTGCAAAGTTGATGCATTAACCGCTGCCTGTGGGGTAAGGATAATTCCACCACCTGCACCAGCAAAACCATAAAAGGCCCATTTATTTACAATTTTACGGTAACCCAATGCCACATTTAATAAATAGGTGGTAGCTCTTCCTTTTTGAAGGGTATAGGTATATCCTGCATCTGGCGTAATCTGATTAAAAGTAAAGGCATGTAAACTTACTTTAGGGTAAAGGAATAAACCGCCATCTCCTAAGCCCAGGTTTAAACCTAATGATGTTGAAAATTTAGGCTTAAAATAATCGGAAGTTTCACCCATGGGGAGTGCAAAACCAATTCCACTCATTGAATAGAGTTTGTCAGGCCTGTTTTGTGCCATTACTTTGGTTGATACCATGGTAGCCAGCAATAGAAGCGGTGTTAGTAGTTTTAATTTCATATCTGATTTTTTAATTTTCGGTTAAAGCAACTACTTTTCTGAGTAGGTCTGCTATATTAAAAGGTTTTTCTAAATAATCATCGGGTTGGTATTTTTGTGATGTGATGTAGTTTTCATCATATCTCGCCGATGCCATTATAATTGGTATATGCGCTGTTTCGGTATTTAACTTTAACTCTTTAAATACGGCACGGCCATCCATTCCATTTAACATGATATCCAAAATGATCAGATCGGGTCTAAAATCTCTTATCGTTTTAAAAATATACCGTGGGGAAAGTAGTGGATAAACTTTATAATGTTCGGTTTCTAATACTTCCTGGAAAACTTCTAACACATCTGGATCATCATCCACAATCAGCACTCTTTTCAAAACAGATAATCAATTAAACAATAAATAGATTATCCTAATACAAAGTTTTGGACGTAATGTTTTGAATATGTATTAAAATGAATTGGCAATGCTGAAGATGGGCGATTAAAGACTATATAATGTCATCAGGACGGGGTTTTTCTTGTGGCAAATTGTTTTTGATAAAATTCGCGAAAAGTTCTATAAAGATGTCTGAAATGGTAAAAGATATTTCGCCCGAGAGCAGTATTTTATTGTTAAGTACACTTTTGATATGCTGTTTTGCAATCACGACAGAAGGGGTAATCTGAATAAATGCGGAATGCTCTTTTAGCATTTTCAAGGTCTTGGTAAAATTAGATTTCGAACTCAAAAAAGCATTTTTTGTGGTTTTAAACTGGATATCGTCTCCTATTTCTTCAATAGCAATTAACTCATTCAGGTCTATTCTTACCAGGTCGCCGTTTTCTCCATGCAAAGGGATATAAAAGAAATGATCGTCTAAAATGGAAAAAGGATGTTGTGCTTTTTTTCCTGTTGGGTAAAGGTTATTTATCGTTTTGGCTAAATGTAAAATAGAGTAGGGCTTAAGCAAATAGGCATCCGCCTCTACTTTAAAGGCATCAATGGCATACCTTGGGTGCGCAGTAGTAAAAACGAGGTATGTGGTTTTTTGCCTTAACAAGCTTGCAAGTTCGATTCCGGATAATGAGGGCATTTCGATATCCATAAAGATAATATCAACAGGATTAGACGCCGATATCTCTGTCAGGGCCTGGAGCGGTTCAGTGAAAATTTTGATAAGCTCTAAATCAGGCAGCTTTTCCATATATGCCGTCAAGCTCTCTAGCGAATGAGGATCGTCATCAATAGCAATACAACTTATCGACATTTCTTATAGTTTAGTTGATGCAAATTACAATTTCGAGCAGTAAAACGAAAAAAAAACATGTTTACAATGTGTTTTTATGTATTCGGCAAGGAAAAATAGCTTTTTTTTGAGATGATGTATGTTTTAATAATTTTAATTAAAATTAGTAAAACAGTTCCTTATTCATCGTATAACCATATTACTTCGAAATATTTGTTTAACGGGCAACAGGTAGAATTAGGGAAAATGTTGAAGCTAAACGCTTGCAGGAAGATAATAGTACAAAAATAAAAGTCGAAATTCAATAAAAAAATATTTAATTACTTGTATCATAATATATTGTATTTTGAAACGTATTAATTTATAGATATATTTAATAACAGAATAGTTATCCTTAATTATTAAAACAATATCACATGGAAAATAGAATCCGCAACCTCAATAGATTAAACGTATCTATCACAAAAAAGGTTATCGAACTGCAGGAACAAGGTTACGACTGTGATTTTCTTTTGCTGGCCAATGGTAGTTTGCAATGTATGCAAACAAATTTAAATTATCCGTTGAGTACAGTAGCTATTAAACAGAGAGAACATGGCTACGATTTATTCAGCCAATCTTATAAAAATGTTCATACCATAGAAACTGGTAACGGTGAAAAAGGTGTGTTACTTACCGAAAAGCTATTTTAACTTACTGTTTTCTGGCCTTCTGATTATTCATTTAAATGATCATGCTGTCCAAGGTGTGTCTTAATGCCATCTGGTTCGTTTCAATATTTCTTTTAGCAGGGGTATAACCTGAGTCTAACGTGATAAAATTTAAGGAAACTTGTTTTTTTATACACCTTATAGAATCAAAGTGTTTTAACCATTTAGCTCAGCGCCATGGGTCAAGTCTTTCTGTATTCTCTTAAATAAATTTACTGCATGTTTAGAGGATATTTAAACTTATAGAGTATTACATTGCCTATTGCTGTCACACTCAGGGTTAATTAATTGTTTAAAATCAATATGAATGATTTACAATTATTTTTTCTCTTGTCCTACGCGCAGTCCTGCCTCGGCTCGCCGCCGCCGAAGGGCTCTTTCTTTTTGGCATCAAAAAGAAACAAAAAATGCCGGCTGAAAATTTTTCTTTTAAAGGCACTTCTGTAGCAAGAACAGTGCAGCCCGAAAAATTTGTTAGGCCGGATTTAAGTAGAACGGGGATACTGTGCTATGGCCTAGCTGCATGGAAATGCGAAATTAGTTAAAATGCTGATTAATATAATTTATAAAATAACGTCAATCGTAGCGAATGGTCTTGCTTTTATTAATGCGCTGAAATGGTCTTTTATCCGCTCAGACTGGCAAAGGAAATATTTTTATTTAATTTTTAAACAGGCTCTTGGTAAAAAACTTTTCCTTCTCTTTTTTGTTTAAGTTTTATTGAATATATTTAAACAAAATAATGACTTACTCAATTGCAGATCTTGAACAGCTTTCGGGCGTCCACTCTCACACCATCAGGATCTGGGAGCAACGTTATAATGCGTTGAGTCCGTCGCGATCTGAAGGCAATACGCGTTTATATGATGATCAGCAGCTTGTAAAACTATTAAACATTGTAACCTTAAATAAAAGCGGATTAAAAATTTCTAAAATCTGCAGTCTCTCAGATGAACAGATTGATGAACTTCTAGACCAACAATTTTCTCGTCTTGCTGATGATAAACAAGATGATTATTATATTTATCAACTTATAAAGTATGGTTTGGCTTTTGACGAATCCTCTTTTAATCATTTAATTGATCAATGCATCGATCAATTTGGCCTTTCTGACTGTTATCGGAAAATAATATATCCTTTGCTATTACGCCTGGGTTTAATGTGGCGAAAAGACGATATTTGTCCTGCACACGAGCATTTTTTATCAAATATTATCCGTCAAAAAATATTTTCCCATATTAATAATATTCCTTTAACTAATCAATCAGGTCAGTGCTGGCTGCTTTTTTTACCGGAAGACGAAGATCATGATATTGGGTTGCTTTTTGCCAATTATATGCTGCGAATGCAGGGTCATCAGGTTATTTTTTTAGGTAGCAAAGTCCCGCTGGATTCGATTAACCGAATATTTTCAACCTTAAATGTTAGCAATGTTCTGCTTTTTATAATAAAATCCCAATTAGCGTCTGCAGCACAACAATATATCGATCAATTGTCTGAAATATGCTCAGCCACTAAAATCCACCTTGCTGGAAATAGTGAGGTTATCGGTAAATTAAACCATATCGATCACATCAACTGGATTAAAACGCTTGATAAATTTGAAAAAACAATAGAATACCCTGTTTTACATGAAAGAAATTTTTGATCAACTATCTGCCGATTGTAGCAGGCTTACCACTAAATCATATAGTACGAGCTTTTCGTTTGGAATTTATTTTCTTG
This genomic interval carries:
- a CDS encoding exonuclease domain-containing protein: MLYAVVDIETTGGHASANGITEVAINIHDGNKIVESYTTLINPKQPVPDYITALTGIDDGMLMDAPAFDDVALQIYELLSDKVFVAHNVNFDYSFLKHHLAASGYDLQCKKLCTVRLSRKLIPGKSSYSLGKLCTALQIPIQNRHRAAGDADATSILFNLLLEYDQEGIIAEMLKKTSKEQVLPPHLDKASILRLPSQPGVYYFKDSKGKIIYVGKAKDLKKRVTSHFTGNTPNRQRQDFLRTIHHVDYVTCGTELMALILEANEIKRLWPENNRAMKRYEHKYDLYVFEDQNGYLRLAIDKHKKNNNALQSFNSLLEGYNFLNQLVNKYQLCAKLCYLQKTATKCYAHENGQCFGACSGIETVAVYNKKLNAALIDVQNQQPSFALVDEGRKEEEFSCLVVENGKFYGMGYFTDKNYLSDGLAPIKNDLSTYQSNSYILNLILNYAEQHPQKLYKL
- a CDS encoding PleD family two-component system response regulator; translation: MLIVDDDPDVLEVFQEVLETEHYKVYPLLSPRYIFKTIRDFRPDLIILDIMLNGMDGRAVFKELKLNTETAHIPIIMASARYDENYITSQKYQPDDYLEKPFNIADLLRKVVALTEN
- a CDS encoding LytTR family DNA-binding domain-containing protein produces the protein MSISCIAIDDDPHSLESLTAYMEKLPDLELIKIFTEPLQALTEISASNPVDIIFMDIEMPSLSGIELASLLRQKTTYLVFTTAHPRYAIDAFKVEADAYLLKPYSILHLAKTINNLYPTGKKAQHPFSILDDHFFYIPLHGENGDLVRIDLNELIAIEEIGDDIQFKTTKNAFLSSKSNFTKTLKMLKEHSAFIQITPSVVIAKQHIKSVLNNKILLSGEISFTISDIFIELFANFIKNNLPQEKPRPDDII
- a CDS encoding MerR family transcriptional regulator, which encodes MTYSIADLEQLSGVHSHTIRIWEQRYNALSPSRSEGNTRLYDDQQLVKLLNIVTLNKSGLKISKICSLSDEQIDELLDQQFSRLADDKQDDYYIYQLIKYGLAFDESSFNHLIDQCIDQFGLSDCYRKIIYPLLLRLGLMWRKDDICPAHEHFLSNIIRQKIFSHINNIPLTNQSGQCWLLFLPEDEDHDIGLLFANYMLRMQGHQVIFLGSKVPLDSINRIFSTLNVSNVLLFIIKSQLASAAQQYIDQLSEICSATKIHLAGNSEVIGKLNHIDHINWIKTLDKFEKTIEYPVLHERNF